In Desulfuromonas acetexigens, the following proteins share a genomic window:
- a CDS encoding CheR family methyltransferase translates to MLFLTPEISMSDEEFRQLKDLVYAHSGLHFGPDSKYLLERRLGKRLQALQLKSFKDYYYYLRYHKNKDDEFTEVINTLTTNETYFFREDFQLKTFVKEILPEIRAKKELIGDKKIRIWSAGCSSGEEPYTLAMLILDQGLFDGWQIDIVGTDISQRVLQIARKGIYGQSSFRSTDARYLRKYFTEVDGKYRINDQIKNLVSISHLNLFDFPRVALLGKVDIIFCRNVIIYFDLPAKKKVIDSFYSRLKPEGFLLLGHSESLMNITTSFALRHFQHDMVYQRPALSFTPGERP, encoded by the coding sequence ATGCTCTTTCTCACCCCGGAAATTTCCATGAGCGACGAGGAGTTCCGCCAGCTCAAAGATCTCGTCTATGCCCACAGCGGCCTTCATTTCGGCCCGGATTCCAAATATCTGCTCGAACGCCGCCTGGGTAAGCGCCTGCAGGCCCTGCAGCTCAAGAGCTTCAAGGATTATTACTATTACCTGCGGTACCACAAGAACAAGGATGACGAATTTACCGAGGTCATCAACACCTTAACTACCAACGAAACCTATTTTTTTCGGGAAGACTTTCAGCTGAAGACCTTCGTCAAGGAGATCCTGCCGGAGATTCGGGCAAAGAAAGAACTGATCGGCGATAAAAAGATCCGCATTTGGAGCGCCGGCTGTTCCAGCGGCGAGGAGCCTTACACCCTCGCCATGCTGATTCTCGATCAGGGGCTGTTCGATGGGTGGCAGATCGACATCGTCGGCACGGACATCAGCCAGCGGGTGCTGCAAATCGCCCGCAAGGGGATTTACGGCCAGTCCTCCTTCCGTTCCACTGATGCTCGCTACCTGAGAAAGTATTTCACCGAGGTCGACGGCAAATATCGCATCAACGATCAGATCAAGAACCTCGTCTCCATCAGCCATCTGAATCTTTTCGACTTTCCCCGGGTTGCCCTGCTCGGCAAGGTCGATATCATCTTTTGCCGTAACGTCATCATTTACTTCGACCTCCCGGCCAAAAAGAAGGTCATCGACAGCTTTTACTCCCGCCTCAAACCGGAAGGGTTCCTGCTGCTCGGACATTCCGAGTCGCTGATGAACATCACCACCTCCTTCGCCTTGCGCCACTTTCAGCATGACATGGTTTATCAGCGCCCAGCCCTGAGTTTTACTCCGGGAGAGCGGCCATGA
- a CDS encoding response regulator yields the protein MNKKKILIVEDEESLLKLESILLISKGFEVKGVANGRAALEAVAEDKPDLVLLDIMLPEIDGFEVCRQLKSDPATRHIPVIMLTAKKSREDMVRGEKVGADWYITKPFKSAMVIETIQRFLAK from the coding sequence GTGAATAAGAAAAAGATCCTGATCGTCGAAGACGAGGAAAGCCTCTTGAAACTGGAGAGCATCTTGTTGATTTCCAAGGGTTTCGAGGTGAAAGGGGTGGCCAACGGACGGGCCGCGTTGGAAGCGGTCGCCGAGGACAAGCCGGATCTGGTTCTGCTCGATATCATGCTCCCGGAAATCGACGGGTTCGAGGTTTGCCGGCAACTGAAGAGCGATCCGGCCACGCGCCACATTCCGGTGATCATGCTCACCGCCAAGAAGAGCCGCGAGGATATGGTTCGCGGCGAAAAGGTCGGCGCCGACTGGTATATCACCAAGCCTTTCAAGTCGGCCATGGTCATCGAAACCATCCAGAGGTTCCTGGCCAAATGA
- a CDS encoding chemotaxis protein CheW, which yields MSNKKDERASTETAGPEAKDHLPTVFEGGSDIGGRGSDAAIEALFVSPFRIDLIRNLSNIEERSDELVLSEQDRQWLTFFLQGEEYAMDIETVNEIIKPREITDIPRVPDFILGIVSLRGIVVPVYDLARRLNLGEVEVGPQSRIIVCHHGDGLIGLLVDSIAQVVRLNERKIEAPPAMLSGLDREFIAGIGRFQGRMLILLQLHNVLNPELV from the coding sequence GTGAGCAACAAAAAAGACGAAAGAGCCTCCACGGAAACGGCCGGTCCGGAGGCCAAGGATCATCTCCCTACCGTTTTCGAGGGGGGCTCTGATATCGGCGGCAGGGGATCGGATGCGGCCATCGAGGCGTTGTTTGTCTCCCCTTTCCGTATCGACCTGATTCGTAACCTCAGCAACATCGAGGAGCGTTCGGATGAGCTTGTCCTCTCCGAGCAGGACCGCCAATGGCTGACCTTCTTCCTGCAGGGAGAGGAATATGCCATGGATATCGAAACGGTTAACGAAATCATCAAGCCCCGGGAAATTACCGATATTCCGCGCGTCCCCGATTTTATCCTGGGAATCGTTTCGTTACGCGGCATCGTCGTGCCGGTTTACGATCTGGCGCGGCGCCTCAACCTCGGAGAGGTGGAAGTCGGCCCCCAGTCCCGGATCATTGTCTGTCATCACGGCGACGGACTGATCGGCCTGCTGGTCGACAGTATCGCCCAGGTGGTGCGCCTCAACGAACGCAAGATTGAAGCGCCTCCGGCCATGCTTTCCGGACTCGACCGGGAATTCATCGCCGGCATCGGCCGCTTTCAGGGGCGCATGCTCATTCTTTTGCAATTACACAATGTGTTGAATCCAGAATTGGTTTGA
- a CDS encoding chemotaxis protein CheA codes for MGSLSSRAIGDFLGEAEEIIENLNNDLIVLDDCAAQGSCDPDLLNRIFRGAHSLKGLAGMFGFDDIASLAHHLENLLDHLRLGKVPLNTGLVQLLTEGFETLSRLIEGKGEDPDFTFDVSAMRQRVEQFLAGGPAAADEPTMDRIDPEILAVLTEFEEHRLRENLKQRQYLFKIKVDFDLATFDQELAALTDLLKKQGEVISTLPLSADLTDRIAFQLLFGTDFPERELSTLVGSEVVVENLLPSPEPPSPSRELVVDSEPAPASDQENAPAAETSARSISRTVRVDIDKLDLLMNVVGELVLAKAAIGQVCEKLKGEGGNELGSELQKATRVLERRLEELQKGVMDVRMVPVAQLFDKMNRIVRKVANECGKRIALEIEGADTELDKLIVEDLSDPLMHIIRNSIDHGIESPDDRRAQGKLEKGVICLSAAQKGNHVVIEVRDDGRGIDPEKVRRKAVERGLIPETAKLSREQVYDLLFMPGFSTAETVSDLSGRGVGMDVVKNNIALLSGMIEMESEVGVGTSIAITLPITLAIIKALIIRVCDKTYAIPINSVMETMMVEASAVRTIERKEVIELRDSTLPLLWLGDVFQLNSRGDRRQRFFVAVVGFAEKKIGIVVDELLGQQDVVIKSLGESLAFVRGIAGAADLGNQKTILVLDVGGLMSETLRGDSAFFA; via the coding sequence CTTGGCCGGAATGTTCGGATTCGACGACATTGCCTCGCTGGCTCATCACCTGGAAAACCTGCTCGATCATCTTCGTTTGGGCAAAGTTCCCCTGAACACCGGGTTGGTTCAACTCTTGACCGAGGGATTCGAAACCTTGTCGCGGCTGATCGAAGGGAAGGGCGAAGACCCTGATTTCACCTTTGACGTCAGCGCCATGCGGCAACGGGTCGAGCAGTTTCTTGCCGGTGGCCCGGCAGCGGCAGACGAGCCGACGATGGATCGGATCGATCCGGAGATTCTCGCCGTGCTCACCGAGTTCGAAGAGCACCGGCTGCGCGAAAACCTCAAGCAACGTCAATATCTCTTCAAGATCAAGGTGGATTTCGACCTGGCCACCTTTGATCAGGAATTGGCCGCCCTGACCGACCTCCTCAAGAAACAGGGGGAAGTCATCAGCACCCTGCCGCTCTCTGCGGATCTCACTGACCGCATCGCCTTCCAGCTCCTTTTCGGCACCGACTTCCCCGAAAGGGAACTCAGTACTCTAGTCGGCTCGGAGGTGGTGGTGGAGAATCTTCTGCCGTCACCCGAGCCTCCTTCCCCTTCCCGCGAGTTGGTCGTCGATAGCGAGCCCGCCCCCGCTTCCGATCAGGAAAACGCTCCGGCGGCGGAGACCTCTGCCCGCTCTATCAGCCGGACGGTGCGGGTCGATATCGACAAGCTCGACTTGCTGATGAACGTGGTCGGCGAGTTGGTGCTGGCCAAGGCCGCCATCGGTCAGGTCTGCGAAAAGCTCAAAGGCGAGGGGGGGAATGAACTCGGGAGCGAATTGCAGAAGGCGACCCGCGTGCTCGAGCGACGGCTGGAAGAGTTACAGAAGGGGGTCATGGATGTCCGCATGGTCCCGGTGGCCCAGCTTTTCGACAAAATGAACCGAATCGTGCGTAAGGTCGCCAATGAGTGCGGCAAGCGCATTGCCCTTGAAATCGAGGGGGCCGACACCGAATTGGACAAGTTGATCGTCGAGGATCTCTCCGATCCGCTCATGCATATCATCCGCAACTCCATCGATCACGGTATCGAATCCCCGGACGATCGCCGTGCTCAGGGCAAGCTCGAAAAGGGCGTGATCTGTCTGAGTGCCGCGCAAAAGGGGAACCATGTCGTCATCGAAGTGCGCGACGATGGCCGTGGCATCGATCCGGAAAAGGTTCGCCGCAAGGCCGTAGAGCGGGGGCTGATCCCGGAAACGGCCAAGCTTTCTCGGGAACAGGTCTACGATCTGCTCTTCATGCCCGGCTTTTCCACAGCGGAGACGGTCAGCGACCTTTCTGGGCGTGGGGTCGGCATGGATGTGGTGAAGAACAATATCGCTCTACTTTCCGGCATGATCGAGATGGAGAGCGAAGTCGGCGTCGGCACCTCGATCGCGATTACCCTGCCGATCACCCTGGCCATCATCAAGGCGCTGATTATCCGGGTCTGTGACAAAACCTATGCGATTCCCATCAATTCCGTGATGGAGACGATGATGGTCGAGGCTTCGGCGGTCCGTACCATCGAGCGCAAGGAAGTGATCGAATTGCGGGATAGTACTCTGCCGCTGTTGTGGCTGGGCGATGTGTTTCAACTGAACTCCCGTGGTGACCGTCGCCAGCGTTTTTTCGTGGCGGTGGTCGGTTTCGCCGAGAAGAAAATCGGGATCGTTGTCGATGAACTGCTCGGACAGCAGGATGTGGTCATCAAGTCCCTCGGCGAGTCTCTGGCTTTTGTCCGTGGCATCGCCGGCGCCGCCGATCTCGGTAACCAAAAAACCATTCTGGTTTTGGATGTCGGTGGGCTGATGAGCGAAACCCTGCGGGGAGATTCGGCTTTCTTTGCCTGA
- a CDS encoding chemotaxis protein CheW: MSLSALTRHDPEEQRLRQEIQLACFRLGAEMYAIDIMRIKEIIRPQKLTAVPRAPVFVEGMINLRGSVLPVIDLGKRFGLPAIPVDRRSRVIICAVFDRFVGILVEEVSEVRRYTRQEIKSPPEFVKGRESDFFLAVCQREDDLVMIIDLEKLFSTDEILHLSQLQ, from the coding sequence ATGAGCCTTTCCGCCCTGACCCGTCACGATCCTGAGGAACAGCGTCTGCGCCAGGAGATCCAGCTGGCCTGCTTCCGGCTGGGGGCGGAGATGTACGCCATCGACATCATGCGCATCAAGGAGATCATCCGTCCCCAGAAGCTGACGGCGGTTCCCAGGGCGCCGGTCTTTGTCGAGGGCATGATCAATCTTCGCGGCTCGGTTTTGCCTGTAATCGACCTGGGTAAGCGTTTCGGCTTGCCGGCAATTCCGGTCGATCGCCGCTCGCGGGTTATTATCTGCGCCGTTTTCGATCGTTTTGTCGGAATTCTTGTCGAAGAGGTATCGGAAGTGCGACGTTATACGCGGCAGGAGATCAAATCTCCTCCGGAATTCGTCAAGGGACGCGAGTCGGATTTTTTTCTCGCGGTCTGTCAGCGTGAGGACGATCTGGTAATGATCATCGATCTGGAAAAACTCTTTTCAACGGACGAAATTCTTCATCTGTCACAGCTTCAATAG
- a CDS encoding HEAT repeat domain-containing protein, giving the protein MDIAELLGKKLESGDEEARIQTVRDLAGLGMHLPMELLYRAMGDVSWRVRKEAAETFLGLPRAGELAGDVVELLHAQDNAGLRNVGVDILVRLGVRALPVLHEELACSDPDVRKFVLDILGEIGEPASLAVMTGALVDDDRNVRAAAAENLGKLRHGEAIAPLLEAMEDSDLLMRFTILEALGRIGQPIPLERISRYAEDPLLRKALFDCLGQIDMAAGAPLLAAGLNDRMRNVREAAVLSLGALHRNHPQAVAQALAREPEAADQALADCLDSPRLQVVRAALRLVPLVAARHCLERILPWLADEELGREAVGAILALGQPAVVSLMRDWSKQPERMQAYLCYLAAETHTEEAIEPLLGALESDNQELVLAAAHALGRLKVVAALPPLTRILREGDDDPRRVAQEALGALAEVYPEELLAVFSPLMEDPAAETRMAAIAVLGKGNFRIIRPMIFMALKDDSPEVRQSAVAALGSNPDIEQLDALVLALTDEDADVRRVAAEVLGRLQDRRAVDALALALHDEDPWVRSTVVRAIGHIGTERAGTLIREAWGDPVGLVCIAALEAWFSFDPDGVFPQLIASLYHDDEEVIGAALALLVTTGRQDWLPAMADVLINHAHWEVRLRFAQALEQLNGTTCRELVENRLLVEGEDLVRAQLEETLESLGGEG; this is encoded by the coding sequence GTGGATATAGCGGAACTTCTGGGGAAAAAACTCGAATCCGGCGATGAGGAGGCACGGATTCAGACCGTTCGGGATCTGGCCGGACTCGGCATGCACTTGCCTATGGAGCTTCTTTATCGGGCCATGGGGGATGTCAGTTGGCGGGTGCGCAAGGAGGCAGCGGAGACCTTTCTCGGTCTGCCCCGAGCCGGAGAACTGGCCGGAGATGTCGTTGAACTGCTCCATGCCCAAGATAACGCCGGGTTGCGTAACGTCGGCGTCGATATCCTGGTGCGCCTCGGCGTCCGGGCGTTGCCGGTTCTCCATGAGGAACTTGCCTGCTCCGATCCCGATGTGCGCAAGTTCGTCCTCGATATCCTGGGGGAGATCGGTGAACCGGCGAGCCTGGCAGTCATGACCGGCGCTCTTGTTGACGACGACCGCAACGTGCGTGCTGCAGCGGCGGAGAATCTCGGTAAGTTGCGGCATGGCGAGGCGATCGCCCCTCTCCTCGAAGCGATGGAAGACTCGGATCTGCTCATGCGTTTCACCATCCTTGAAGCCCTGGGGCGCATCGGGCAGCCGATTCCTTTGGAACGCATCAGCCGCTACGCGGAAGATCCCTTGTTACGCAAAGCCCTTTTTGACTGCCTCGGACAGATCGATATGGCCGCCGGCGCGCCCTTGCTGGCTGCAGGCCTGAATGACCGCATGCGCAATGTGCGTGAGGCGGCGGTCCTTTCCCTGGGGGCTCTCCATCGCAATCATCCTCAAGCCGTGGCGCAGGCCCTGGCCCGTGAGCCCGAGGCTGCGGATCAGGCTCTGGCCGATTGCCTGGATTCGCCTCGCCTGCAAGTGGTTCGTGCCGCCCTGCGACTTGTCCCTCTCGTTGCTGCCCGACACTGTCTCGAACGAATTCTGCCCTGGCTGGCGGATGAGGAGCTTGGGCGGGAAGCCGTCGGCGCGATTCTGGCCCTGGGACAGCCGGCGGTCGTCTCCCTGATGCGGGATTGGTCAAAGCAGCCTGAACGGATGCAGGCCTATCTCTGCTATCTGGCAGCGGAAACGCACACCGAAGAAGCGATCGAACCCCTGCTCGGCGCCCTGGAGTCGGATAATCAGGAACTGGTTCTGGCCGCGGCCCATGCGCTCGGCCGTCTCAAGGTCGTCGCAGCCTTGCCCCCTTTGACGCGGATTCTTCGTGAGGGGGATGATGACCCCCGGCGTGTCGCCCAGGAAGCCCTTGGCGCCCTCGCCGAAGTCTATCCGGAAGAGCTTCTGGCTGTCTTCTCCCCGCTGATGGAGGATCCCGCCGCCGAGACACGCATGGCGGCCATCGCGGTTTTGGGCAAAGGGAATTTCCGGATTATCCGGCCCATGATCTTTATGGCCCTGAAGGACGACTCTCCCGAGGTTCGCCAATCGGCCGTGGCCGCCCTGGGGAGCAATCCCGATATCGAGCAGCTTGACGCCCTGGTCCTGGCCTTGACCGACGAGGATGCCGATGTTCGACGGGTTGCCGCCGAGGTGCTCGGGCGCCTGCAGGATCGCCGCGCTGTTGATGCCCTGGCTCTGGCCTTGCACGACGAAGATCCCTGGGTGCGGTCGACGGTTGTCCGCGCCATCGGTCACATCGGAACGGAGCGGGCCGGAACGCTGATTCGCGAAGCTTGGGGGGACCCGGTGGGGCTGGTCTGTATCGCTGCTCTCGAAGCCTGGTTCTCTTTCGATCCCGACGGTGTCTTCCCGCAGCTGATCGCTTCTCTCTATCATGACGACGAGGAAGTTATTGGCGCCGCCCTTGCCCTGTTGGTAACGACCGGGCGCCAGGATTGGCTTCCGGCCATGGCCGATGTCCTGATCAACCATGCTCATTGGGAGGTCCGGCTGCGTTTCGCGCAGGCCTTGGAACAACTCAATGGCACGACTTGCCGCGAACTGGTCGAAAATCGCTTGCTGGTCGAAGGGGAAGATCTGGTTCGCGCCCAGCTGGAAGAGACCCTGGAATCTCTTGGGGGGGAGGGCTAG